In Natrinema amylolyticum, the DNA window TACGCGGCGCGAAAGGGCTCCCCGCTCGTTCTCGGGCTCGACGAGGAGGAGTGGTATCTCGCCAGCGACGTGCCGGCGTTCCTCGATCACACCGACGACGTGATCTACCTCGAGGACGGCGACGTCGTCGTTCTCGAGCCCGATTCCTACCGGATCACCGATCTCGACGGAACGCCGATCGAGCGGTCCGTCGACACCGTCGACTGGGATCCGGAGGACGCGGGGAAAGGCGAGTACGACCACTACATGCGCAAAGAGATCGAGACGCAGCCGACGGCCCTCTCGAACACGATCGAGGGTCGGATCGAGGACGGGGATGTCGCCTTCGAGGACCTCCCACCCGGCTCGTTCGACGGTATCGAGTCCGTCCAGTTCGTCGCCTGCGGGACGTCGTATCACGCGGCGATGTACGGCGGGCAGTTAGTGCGGGAAACGGGCATGCGGGCCGACGTCCTCCGCGCGAGCGAGTACGAATCTACGGCCGGCCCGGTCGACGAGACCACGCTCGTCGTCGCGGTCACGCAGAGCGGTGAGACCGCCGACACGCTCGATGCGGTCCGGAAAGCGGCCGATCGCGGCGCGCGGACGCTCGCCGTCACGAACGTGGTCGGCTCGACGGCCGCGCGCGAAGCCGACGACGCCGTCTACATCCGCGCCGGCCCGGAAGTCGGCGTCGCGGCGACCAAGACCTACTCCTCGCAGGCGGTCACGCTCGCCCTGCTCACCCAGCGCATCGCCGGCGACGTTCCGGACGCGACGCCCGTCGAGGACCGATCGGCGATGCTCGAGGCGCTCGAGGATCTCCCCGAACACGTCGAGACCGTCCTCGAGACGGGGCAGGCGGAGACGCTCGCCCGAGACATGCTCGATAGCGATTCGTACTTCTTCATCGGGCACGGGCTCGGACACTCGGTGGCGCTCGAGGGCGCGCTGAAGTTCAAGGAGATCACCTACGAGCACGCGGAAGGGTTCGCCGCCGGTGAACTCAAACACGGCCCGCTCGCCCTCGTGACCGAAGAGACGCCCGTGTTCGCGGTCGCGACCGGCGGTGACGACGACGAGAAGACGAAGACGAACGCGATCGAGGCCCAGTCTCGCGGTGCCCCGATCGTCGCCGTCGGCCCGGACGAACAGCCGCTCGCAGACGTCGCCGACGCTCACCTGTCGGTCCCCGAAACCCATCCCGTCTGGGCGGGCCTGCTCGCGAACGTCCAGCTCCAGTTGCTCTCCTACTACGCCGCGAAGCAACTCGACCGCCCGATCGACAAACCGCGCAACCTCGCGAAGAGCGTCACGGTCGAATGATCGTCTCGGTTCTCGAGTAACGCCTTTTCGACGCGTCCGTTCGACACCGCCTGCGTTCGTTCTCGAAGCGATACCGTGAGCGACCGGTAGTGTGATCTGGAAACAGCGATCATACAACCCGGCGAACAGTGACCTGCAACTCGATGAACAGTGAGTCCCATCTCTCGAGGGGCGAGGATCACAGGTGACCGCTCGCTCGTCCGTCCGAGAGAGCGGACGGCGACGACAGCGGTCACGCGCACTCGGAACATCGAGCGGTCACGCGTACCTGAACGCCGAGCGCCGACTGTCGTCACCTGCGACCGTCCGCAGCGGGACAACCGATGCTCGACGTCACGGCGATTCGAGTGCGAGGAGACGATAGGGAGATCACCGCTCGTACTGTTCTCCTTCGCGCGTTGGTGGCCTCCGTCACTGCGCTGCGATCGGCGTGTCACGCACCGAGTGCGCGATGTCACACCGCTCGAGCGGTCGCGAGGGTCGTCGCGTGACCGTGATATCTCGATCGGTCACGGGCGATCCCTCGGAGCGGAGAGTGGCGCTTATCAATAGTCGGTAATACGGTTTCTTTATTCAGAGCTGAGTGTGAAACTCGTGGTGAGTATAGGGCAAACAGGTAACGAAGCGACGACCGATTTCTCCTGGAGATAGCAGAAACGACGTGCTGAATACAGAGTATTGAATGCAGAGCGTCTCTAGCGTTCCTGCAAGAAATCGTAGATAAACGCTGGAGAAAGCTTATTAGTGTCGGTGTACCTGAATGAATATGGACGGAGATGGCGGTGGTGGCACAATGGGGGGTCTGCATGGTGATGTAGGAGGGGGTGTAAATGGGGATACGGAAGCTAGAATGGAGAACGCAGACGGAGACTCTAGGACTTCAGCCCTTCAGTCCATGGGATACATAGATAATGGAACTGGGATGGGTCGGAGGGAGGGAGACTCTACGGATGCTGGACATTCAGTTCTCCAGTCAGTCTTACTGATAACAGTAGCAGTATTCGTCGGGGGTTCTCTCCTGTACTTCCTCATAACAGGTATATTGGCTATGTTTGGTGTAACCCTGTAGTGAGCCGTTCCACTCTGGTAACTGTCTGAAGAATACGCTTTCATACCCCGACTCTCAATAACTGCAACCACCGACACCATTTCTGCTGGAATTTTGTGGGATATACGCGCTGTGGGCCTTGTTTAGACGCGTAAGATTCGTGGTGTTAGAGCCTCACGGCTTGCTCGATGTTTCTGACGGCGGCCTTTAAGACGAGCTCTCTGAACTGTCCAAACCACGTTCTAGCCCGCAACGTCTCGCCGAACCGATGTTTCAATGCGAAGAAGATTGCTTCAACGATCGAGCGGCGGTGATAGACGTTCTCGTCGTGGCGAGCGTTGTGCGCCTTGTCAAGTCCATAGAACTCACGATGTTTGATCACTGGGCGGATTCCAGCATCCCTGAGTTCGTGCCGGAGCGCGTCCCAGTCGTAGCTTTTGTCGGCTGTGATCGTGGTTAGCTGTGCCAGATTTCTCGTGAGTACCTGCCGTCCAACTTGGGTGTCATGGGGCTGTTTCATCGAGCAATGAATGTCGAGGATGACGCTAGTATCGCAATCGACGAGCGCCGTCGTCTTGATATCGTCAAAATTGTATCCGACACGGAGGACGTAGTGACGACTGGCTTGATGGCGTTTGAAGCCGGTTGCG includes these proteins:
- the glmS gene encoding glutamine--fructose-6-phosphate transaminase (isomerizing) yields the protein MCGIIARIGHGSAAETLLTGLENLEYRGYDSAGIAVQNGSGVKVHKTSGEVSDLKSSLDSDPHGNMGIGHTRWSTHGPPTDENAHPHTDTAGDVAVVHNGVIDNYDELRTELAAKGHEFESDTDTEVIPHLIDEYLATTDDTERAVREAVDTLEGSYAIAAIVDGEERVYAARKGSPLVLGLDEEEWYLASDVPAFLDHTDDVIYLEDGDVVVLEPDSYRITDLDGTPIERSVDTVDWDPEDAGKGEYDHYMRKEIETQPTALSNTIEGRIEDGDVAFEDLPPGSFDGIESVQFVACGTSYHAAMYGGQLVRETGMRADVLRASEYESTAGPVDETTLVVAVTQSGETADTLDAVRKAADRGARTLAVTNVVGSTAAREADDAVYIRAGPEVGVAATKTYSSQAVTLALLTQRIAGDVPDATPVEDRSAMLEALEDLPEHVETVLETGQAETLARDMLDSDSYFFIGHGLGHSVALEGALKFKEITYEHAEGFAAGELKHGPLALVTEETPVFAVATGGDDDEKTKTNAIEAQSRGAPIVAVGPDEQPLADVADAHLSVPETHPVWAGLLANVQLQLLSYYAAKQLDRPIDKPRNLAKSVTVE
- a CDS encoding IS5 family transposase; its protein translation is MPSQLARFTDRCVDLSQNAVTGEPAPAVRKGDGGYADWVIVSIHCLREYLNQPYRRLLDILREMPRIAAKLGLAVDQLPDFTTVCTRKQDLTMRIWRVLLRLSVSLHELGDVQAIDATGFKRHQASRHYVLRVGYNFDDIKTTALVDCDTSVILDIHCSMKQPHDTQVGRQVLTRNLAQLTTITADKSYDWDALRHELRDAGIRPVIKHREFYGLDKAHNARHDENVYHRRSIVEAIFFALKHRFGETLRARTWFGQFRELVLKAAVRNIEQAVRL